The following are encoded in a window of Mustela nigripes isolate SB6536 chromosome 3, MUSNIG.SB6536, whole genome shotgun sequence genomic DNA:
- the ALPI gene encoding intestinal-type alkaline phosphatase, with the protein MQGVWVLLLLLLLGLRPRLALGAFPVEEEDPAFWNRQAAQALDTAKKLQPIQTAAKNLILFLGDGMGVPTVTATRILKGQINGKLGPETPLAMDHFPYLALSKTYNVDRQVPDSAGTATAYLCGVKANYQTIGVSAAARLNQCKTTRGNEVTSVMKRAKKAGKSVGVVTTTRVQHASPAGTYAHVVNRNWYSDSDMPTKALEEGCQDIAQQLISNVDIDVILGGGRKYMFPKGTPDPEYPSDTRQNGVRLDGRNLVQEWLAKYQGARYVWNRSALMEASQDPSVTHLMGLFEPGDTKYDIYRNTTQDPSLMEMTEVAVRLLSRNPRGFYLFVEGGRIDHGHHDGTAYLALTEAVMFDSAIDKASQITSEQDTLTLVTADHSHVFSFGGYTLRGSSIFGLAPSIALDNKTYTSILYGNGPGGLYALTGTPRPNVKDSQSRDPTYKQQAVAPLASETHGGEDVAVFARGPQAHLVHGVQEQSFVAHVMAFAACLEPYTDCGLPPSASPNDAAPPGPAGAPLSLPLLAGALLLGLLAGATP; encoded by the exons ATGCAGGGGGTctgggtgctgctgctgctgctgctgctgggcctgAGGCCACGGCTGGCCCTTGGCGCCTTCCCAG TGGAGGAGGAGGACCCAGCCTTCTGGAACCGCCAGGCGGCGCAGGCCCTGGACACTGCGAAGAAGCTGCAGCCCATCCAGACAGCTGCTAAGAACCTCATTCTCTTCTTGGGGGATG GGATGGGAGTGCCCACAGTGACAGCCACTCGGATCCTAAAGGGGCAAATAAATGGCAAACTGGGACCTGAGACACCCCTGGCCATGGACCACTTTCCGTACCTGGCTCTATCCAAG ACGTACAACGTGGACAGACAGGTGCCAGACAGTGCAGGCACAGCCACAGCCTACCTGTGCGGGGTCAAGGCCAACTACCAGACCATTGGTGTGAGTGCAGCCGCCCGCTTGAACCAGTGCAAGACAACGAGGGGCAATGAAGTCACTTCCGTAATGAAGCGGGCCAAGAAAGCAG GGAAGTCAGTCGGGGTGGTGACCACCACGAGAGTGCAGCACGCCTCCCCAGCTGGCACATACGCCCATGTAGTGAACCGCAACTGGTACTCAGACAGCGACATGCCCACCAAGGCGCTGGAGGAGGGATGCCAGGACATCGCCCAGCAGCTCATCTCCAACGTGGACATTGAT GTGATCCTGGGTGGAGGCCGAAAGTACATGTTCCCCAAGGGGACTCCAGACCCTGAGTATCCAAGTGACACCAGACAGAACGGAGTCAGGTTGGATGGGCGGAACTTGGTGCAGGAGTGGCTGGCCAAGTACCAG GGTGCCCGGTATGTGTGGAATCGCTCGGCGCTCATGGAGGCATCCCAGGACCCCTCTGTAACACACCTCATGG GCCTCTTCGAGCCGGGAGACACAAAGTATGATATCTACCGAAACACAACCCAGGACCCGTCCCTGATGGAGATGACAGAGGTGGCAGTGCGCCTGCTAAGCAGGAACCCCCGTGGCTTCTACCTCTTCGTGGAGG GAGGCCGCATCGACCACGGTCATCATGACGGCACGGCTTATCTAGCACTGACAGAGGCGGTCATGTTTGATTCCGCCATCGACAAGGCCAGCCAGATCACAAGCGAGCAGGACACCCTGACCCTTGTCACCGCTGACCACTCTCACGTCTTCTCTTTTGGTGGCTACACACTGCGGGGGAGCTCCATTTTCG GGCTGGCCCCCAGCATAGCCCTAGACAACAAGACCTACACCTCCATCCTTTACGGCAACGGCCCGGGCGGCCTATACGCGCTCACGGGGACCCCCCGGCCCAACGTCAAGGACAGCCAGAGCA GGGACCCCACTTACAAGCAGCAGGCCGTGGCGCCCCTTGCCTCCGAGACTCACGGCGGCGAAGACGTGGCGGTGTTCGCGCGCGGCCCGCAGGCGCACCTGGTGCACGGCGTGCAGGAGCAGAGCTTCGTGGCGCACGTCATGGCCTTCGCCGCCTGCCTCGAGCCCTACACCGACTGCGGCCTGCCGCCCTCGGCCTCCCCCAACGACGCCGCGCCCCCCGGCCCGGCCGGTGCGCCTCTGTCGCTGCCGCTGCTGGCGGGGGCgctgctgctggggctgctggcagGTGCCACACCCTAA